The DNA region AATACATTCAGGAAATTCACATTAAAGAAGAAGAGTATCCTATTTTTTCCGCCACCGTTTTTGCCTCTGCCGCCTGTATTGGTTTTTTAATTACCCTCTTTAAGATCAAAGACCTTCGGGCAACTTATAATTGGAATACCTTGTTAGGCGGAATAGCCCTAGGAGTTGTAAATTACTTTTCAATTTTCTTTCTTCTAAAAGCTTTGCGGAACGATACATTGAACAGTTCATCCGTATTTACCATAAACAATGTAGCCATAGTAATGTTCACTACGCTTTTAGGAATACTTTTATTCAAAGAAAAGATAAGCTCCAAGAATTGGGGCGGTATTGCTTTGGCCATTACCAGTATAATTTTAGTTGCTTTTGGCTGATGGAAGAGATAAATGACACCTATAAGACCCTTGCCAAACCCTCTGAAGAAATTCTATTCAAAGAGAAGAAGAGTAAATTCTACGGCTATGCCTTTCCTGTTAAAAACGAAGCTGAGGTTAAACTACGCATTGAAGAACTTAGAAAAAAGCACCCCAACGCGAACCATGTATGTTACGCATGGCAACTAGGAATTTCAGAATTAAATTATCGTGCCAATGATGATGGCGAACCCAATAATTCTGCCGGAATGCCAATTTACGGACAAATTCAATCTTTTGATGTCACGAACACTTTGGTAGCGGTTGCCCGTATTTTTGGCGGAACAAAATTGGGTGTGGGCGGATTAATAAGTGCTTATAAAATGGGGGCCAAACTTGCTCTAGAAAATTCTAACATAGTAGAACGAATAGTTCAAAAACAGTATAAACTTACTTTTGAATATGCGCAGATGGATGTTGTAATGCGGATAATCAAACAAAAGAATCTACAGATTGTTTCACAAAAAATGGAAATGGATTGCGAGCTAATTATAGCTGTTCGAAAAAGTGAAGCCGAACAAATAAAGGATGTTTTTGTAGGAATTTACGGAGTTGACATTATTTAACGTCCAATTCCATTTATTTAACAGGCTCACCCCTAACGGAATTTCCAAAAACGACAAACCTATTTCTTCGAATAAAAGTAAAAATTAGAGTGGTTTTTTCTCGCTTTTTTCTATTAAATCCAGAAGGTATTTTGGGCATCTAACAGGCCGTTTATTTTTCATATTAATGAAGACTAAAACAGTATTGGCTTCTACCAGAATTTCATCCTTTTCATTATAGATTACATAGTCGAATTCGATCTTAACAGACGGTGTTTTTTTGAGCGTCGTTTTAACGGTAATTAGGTCGTCATAAAAGGCCGATTTCTTGTAGTTCATAGATAAAGAAACAACTGGTAACATAATTCCGTTTTCTTCCATTTTTTTGTAGGAAATACCTGTACCTCTCAACCACTCAACCCTCCCCATCTCCAAGTACTGCGCATAGTTCCCGTGATAGAC from Zobellia alginiliquefaciens includes:
- a CDS encoding IMPACT family protein, which encodes MEEINDTYKTLAKPSEEILFKEKKSKFYGYAFPVKNEAEVKLRIEELRKKHPNANHVCYAWQLGISELNYRANDDGEPNNSAGMPIYGQIQSFDVTNTLVAVARIFGGTKLGVGGLISAYKMGAKLALENSNIVERIVQKQYKLTFEYAQMDVVMRIIKQKNLQIVSQKMEMDCELIIAVRKSEAEQIKDVFVGIYGVDII
- a CDS encoding acyl-CoA thioesterase, which gives rise to MSFNNISFRVRYSETDQMGVVYHGNYAQYLEMGRVEWLRGTGISYKKMEENGIMLPVVSLSMNYKKSAFYDDLITVKTTLKKTPSVKIEFDYVIYNEKDEILVEANTVLVFINMKNKRPVRCPKYLLDLIEKSEKKPL